GCCAGCCACCCCCCACCGCACAGTGGCATCAGTGTCCACTCACTTGAGGCCGACTGAGTCCTCGCCGAGGGGTTCTCTCCGCTTCTTCTTGCTGGCCTCTGACACTTTGAAACCCTCAGGGAACCAGAGCTGGCCATGCTGCCGCCTGCGCTTGCGGGACAGCAGCACCCCACAGCCCACAAAGAACAGGAGCACGAAGGCAGCTGCCGCCACGTACATGAGGTGCAGCTGTGAGGGCAGCGGAGGCTCCACCGTCTCACCTGCGGGCAGGGGCGGCAGGCAAGCACCCCACGTCAGGCGTGGCGATGCTGTGGGCTGGTGGGGGGCGGCGGACTGGCTCCACGGCCAGTGCCTCCTCACCCACTCTCCTCCATCCCACCCCCCAAAATAAGGTCATTTTCTACGTGATTAATCAGAATTGCAAACTATCGCTAAATTCTCTTCTGCACCGGCTGATCTGTCTGGAGACAGTGCTCACTTCTCCCCTTTCGAGAAGGAGGATTAGCGAACTTCAAATCACTGCGCTCGCATTGAGCTGTTAAGACAAAGGATTTAGGGGGATTTTCAAGATACAAACTTCAACACTTCACATGACACCGAtcaattcttctctctctctttaaaaaaaaaaaaacaacacacacacacacacacacacacacacacacacacacgcacacgcacacacacacaaaaccccagtaatgattttgaaataatatccaacaaagaaaaatcaggggtagaaaatggggagagaggaaaggctcCTCCACACTTTCTGGTACATGTATTCATCTTAGGGGGCAGTTTGTACTTATAGTTCCCACCATCCACAGCGGGGAAAGGCCATGGAAAATATTCCAGAAAAGCACTTCCTGAGCTGGGGATGACAACTGGGCACAAGGAGTGAAGAGATGGCCTGCTTGTGACCCTCTCAGACTTTCCTCCACGCAAGGAACCCATCCCCGAAGAGGCAGGGCTGGCAGGGGTAGggcacttatttaaaaaaaaaaattaatgtgcatgggtgtttggcctgcatgtatgtcaggACCCTGTGCACGCTTGgtgccttcagaggtcagaaggtCCTGGGCGCTCTGGAACTGGCGTTACAGAGAGTTATTAAGATgctgcatgggtgctgggacttgaacccagctcctctgcaacagcagcccgtgctcttaaccactgagccgcccCTCCAGCCCTTGGTCACTCACTCTTTACGGCTTCGATCTTGTAGGGGATATTGAGGCTGCCGAGGGAGGCAAGAGCACCTAGGAAGGCAGCCACATCGGTGGCGCTCTGGAAGCATTGCGAGGATGACTGTACACACTGCCGGTTGTCGATCTCCAGGTAGACGATGGAgctgagaacacacagcacagtGAGATCAGATACACTCCAGTGTGCTGCGGGCACACAGCTCTGACTCCCTACCTATCTCCCTGACCCCCCGAGGGCATATCAGACAACAGTCCTGCAGTGGAACAGTCTCCCTGCAGCCCCAGTTTTTTAGCACTCGGCAGGGGCTCATTCTATTGTCCAGCCTTGCCCCTTAGGTGCACAGCGCCCCTTTTCCTCACTTCAGAGAACAGATAGCCTCTAGGCATACAATGCCCTCTTGAGAGCAGTGCCTGGTGCCCCACAGAAGTGCAGGGATGCAGTTGTGACTCCCTAGTGGGTAGCTTGAGGCAATAGCAGGCTCAGATGCCAGAGAGccagctctttcttttttttctttttcttttttctttttttcggagctggggaccaaacccagggccttgcgcttgctaggcaagtgctctaccactgagctaaatccccaacccctccaggagacactcttatctctgcctcctcaCCGCCACCCTAGGCTCCTCGGCCTTTAAGGCTCAGCAAGAGCGCCCTTGTGTACCCCTCACTCCTCTTCTGTGGTATGGATGAGTCACTACAACTGAGGTGCAGGATTGGCCTAGGATGGCTTAGCCCCAGGGGACATCAGCCTGGTCTCCAACACATGGTACACGGTGGGGCCTGACAGTCACAACGGGCAAACACTGGGCATCCAGCAGAAGGATGGCCTCATCGTTCCTGGTGCTTTCTGACCTTAAGGTAAGGTGAGGTCACAGCTCCAGGGATGAGCTGGTTCGAGAACCCAGGGACACACCGGGAACCAGCCCACAGTGGCAGGAGCTCACTCACCCATGGATGTCCATGGGGTCCAGCTCCCTGCGCTGGCGCCCACCATTGGTGCCAGGAAGCAGTGACGTTGTGGCCCAGCCCACTGCAGAACGCTTGATCGGGTGCTTGCGTAGCTCTTCCTCGCGGCCATAGTAGGGGAAGATCATCTGCTGGCCCTGCGCGTCACGCTTGAAGACCACGTTGGTGTGCAGCACGTGGCTGAGCTCCCGCAGGAAGTGGAAGGAGTTGTTGCGTAGCTGATCGGGCGGaagcagcaccaccagcaccagtgTGCCGGCTGCCAGTCGCTCGGGGACATGCTCTGCACAGTCCAGTCCATCCCACTCACACTCGGCACTGTTGCAGCCCTGGTCGCAGTGGCCATCACTGAAGTGGTCCTTGCAGTACTGGTCATACAGGGGGCTGAGGAGGTACAGGACGAGGTCAGTCCCATCCCAGCCTGCGGGCCTCAAACCCACCCTAACTGGGCCAGACCTGGGAAATGTGCTCGGTGACCCCCCTAGGGGAAGGGACGGACAGTGGCTTCATGTTCCTGGTATTTGGTTTGGTGCCTCCTGGGCCCTGGGCCTCTGAAGCGACCCAGCCTTACTTACTTGCACTGTCCCTCGGTGAGCTGGCAGTCGAAGCCATCAAAAAGGCAGCCAGCTGAGTTGCACTGGCTGTCACAGTGGCCGTCACTAAAATACTTCCAGCACTGCAGGGACTGAGTGCAGTTCTTCCAAGGGTCATTGAAGTTGAGGGAGCAGTCGCCGCCGTCCCAGCCACACGCGTGATTATTACACTGAAGGTTGCAGACCTTATTGCCTGCATCCTCCTGGCACTCAGGCAGTTCGCAGGCCTCCTCAATCTGTGGCGGGGGAATGTCGCGCCCGGCGCCACCTGTGAAGCTGTAGTCCAGGATGTGGCACAGCAGCCCGTTGAATTTGGCAGGGCATAGACAGCGGTAGAAAGGGCTCTCGGATGTGGGCTCACAGGTGCCCTGATTGTAGCAGGGGTTGCTACCCACACAGGGGCTGCTGGCTGGGAACTGGCATTCAGGGCCAGTGAAGGAGCCCAGGCATAGGCAGGTGGGACTGCGTGGGCCTGAGATGCACGTACCACCGTTGAGGCAGCGCAAACTGCCACAAGTGCGGGCGTCATTTTCACAAGTGGCACCCTCGAAGCCCTGTGGTGGAGAGAGAACGTATGGGTGCATGGATTCAGGGACGTCACATGCACTCTAGCCTAGGCCAGCCACTGTCTGTGATCTGTGAAAGGTGTCCATAGCCTTGCCCTAGTAACGAGGCCCTTGAAAAGTCCTCACCACAGGCAGGTCAGGAGTGCCAAGGGCTTCATATTGGAGGGATATCTGAATGGGTAGAACCCTAGGAGATTTTAGATCCATGAAACCCAAGGCTGATACTGTTACACTGTACGTGTACAAATCCCTGTGTGTCAACACCCATATTAGTGTGTTAACCCTGCATATTAGTGCCAGCTCAGACTGTGACTTTCAACACCTTCCACTCAAGGCAGCAACCATAGGAAATGGCTGGCAGGGTGGGGACCTGGCCCTCCTGCTAAGTTCTCATGCAAACTTAAAACTGCTCTAAAATGAATATCTATTTAAGGATGTTGGGCTGGGATACAGTGGCAAAAcatttgcccagcatgtgtgagtTCCCAACATAGTATAgcaggaaataaatgttttaaactgGGGCTTGTTCTGTAGCCTAAGGTACCTCAAATACAAGGCCATCTTTCAGCCTCAggctccagagtgctaggatcacTCTGTTTTATGAACAAGCTGGGGACAAGAGAAAGCATGTGACCTAGACCCTAGCCTCTGCCGGAGGTCGTCAGGCTGACTACTCAGAGTGAGGGACAGATCCGCACAACAGAAGAGTCAGGATTCAGGCACCCTCAGACCTGGCGCCCTTGCAGCTGCACAGAGCCAGGGACACCTACCGCAGGGCACCTACAGATGAATCCACGGGCGGTGTTGGAGGCCACAGCACAGACACCTCCATTCCTGCATGGTTTGCCCCTGCAGCCATTAATGACCGACTCACAGCGGCGTCCTGTGGGAGAGACAGTAAGGAGCCAGCCCTGCTGACCCTGCCCATCCACCCATCCGACCCGCCTGCCCGGGGCACGTACCAGTGTGGCCAGCCCGGCACTCGCAGTGGAAGTCATTAACACGCTGCACGCAGTTCTGGGTGCCACGTGGGTCACAGGGGTTGGAGAGACACTCATTGACATCGCCCTCGCACCGCTCCCCGACGAAGCCTGGCGGGCAGGTGCAGGTATAGCCACCCACCTGGTCCACGCAGGTGCCATTATTGAAGCATTTGGGGCTTCGGGAAGCAGGGTCTAGGGGAGGATGGCAGTCATCGACGTTGATCTCACAGTGTACACCTGCAGAGTGACAACAGACACCATCAGAAGATACTGGCTGTACTGTCCTGTGTGGCCCAGTCCAGCAACCAATCAGGAACTGGGACCAAGGGAAGGGAGCACAGGGCTTTTGGGGCCCATCTTCCCACTAAGATCCCTGTCCCGTGGTCAGCTCTGAATCACCTTGGCCTCACAAGACAAGACTGAGTGATCTCTGGCTGGATCCTGCCCATGAAACCCAGGTCCCCACCCAGGTCCCCACCCTTACCCTGTGTGCCCCTGGGGCAGGAGCACTTGTAGGTGTTGGTCAGATCAATGCAGGTACCCCCATTCTGGCAGGGTTGGGATAGGCACTCGTTGATCTCCTCAGAGCAGTTAGAGCCATGGTACCCAGCCACACACTGTAGAAATGGCATAGGTCACAGCTTAGCTGGGATTGTGGTATCATGTCCCCCACTTGCCATGCAGCCATATCCTGTCAGCCCTCAAGTGGGAGCTCCACCCAGCAGACCCCAGGTAGGACCTCAGTAAGTTGAAGTAAGTGTCCAAGGTGGGGAGGGGACAACACCTGGCTCCCCGGGGGTGAGGACTTGGACCAGGTGTCAGATACCATGAAACCAGAGGGAAGAGATACCCTAAGCACTGCCTGGCATGTTTTTCCTCCCCCAGCACATCTGTCATGTGACTGGATCCTGAGCAGATACGGGACACTTGGCTCTAACATGGCTCAGTCTGCTACGATACACTATGTCCTAGCCTTGCCCTCCTTTAGCAACACTCACACCGACACCTTCCTCCACCCCAGGACGGCCCACACCTTGCAGGAAAAGCCACCGAGATAGTCAGTGCAGGTGGCTCCGTTCTGGCAGGGATTAGGTGAGCACTCGTCCACCTCGTCCTCACAGTAGCTGCCCGTGTATCCTGCCTGGCAGTGGCAGTAATGCTTGTCTTCCTCATCCACACAGAGCCCTCCGTGCTGGCATAGGAGAGTGACATCGATGCCTGTGGGGACAAGAAGGGAAGGAGATGAGGCCTGGGTTCCAACTCTCAGGACTACTGCCCATTCCTTCCCGACCTGGTAGCACCAGGGTGCTCCTGGCCTAGGCTGGGCCGGAGCGAGAACAGATGGTTACCTCGCTTCTGTGCAGCCACCTCGCAGGACACACTGAGCACGTCGCAGTTGAAGCCAGTCCAGCCGCTGCGGCACTCGCAGTGGTACTGTGTGTTGGTCTGCCAGCACTTGCCGCCATTCTTGCAGGGAGCTGAGTCACACCAGCGCACAAGGTTCTGAGGAGACAGGCAGTGGTCACCTCTCCCCCACCGACTCTGACTGCCAGGGGCACCCTCCTGCCCTGGTCTGGTCCTGGCTGGCTTTTGAgtagcacagtggttctcaatttcCCTAACGCTGCGACCTTTTAATtacagttccccatgttgtggtggcctccaaccataaaattatttcattgcttcttcataactgtaattttgctactataaCGTAAATAcgtgatatgcaggatatctgacatgcaACTCCTACTGCGGTCGTGACCCACGGGCAGAGCACCAGTGGAGTAAGGCATTCTACGTCCTGACTCCTCCACTCCTTCCTGTCCCCACCCGCTCAAGAAGAGTGTCACCTAAGACTCTCAGGCACAGGCCTCGCAAACACCTCCTGCCCTGGAAACAACCTGGACTGGGCTCCATGTCTCCTTACTCTCCTTCAAGGCTCTCTACAGCCCACTGGCTGCCTTCCCTTGGACATCCTGCCCCCAGGCTGCTCCACACAGACGGCCACATAATACACTCCACGGAAGCAAGGGCCTGGCTGGCACCCATGCCCAACTGTCTCTCTCAGAAGCACCCAGCTTGGCATTTTCCCAGAGGATGTGGGTTCACTCTGACTCCATGAACCAATGATGACCGCGGGGAGCCCTCTGAAGGAAGCATGGCTCAGGACTGGGCAGTGGGGAGTCCTAGGCCTTCCGGGTCACACCCTGCAACCTCAGCTCACCTGGCAGTTGAGACCAGTGTAGCCCTGTGGGCAGGTACACTTATAGGTACCATAGCTGTCTTGGCAGGTGCCACCATGCAGACAGGGCCGTGAGTCACACTCATTGACGTCATACTGGCAGTAGCTGCCCGTGAAGCCAGGTGGGCACAGACAGGTGAAGGAGTTGATACCATCCACACAGGTGCCACCATTGAAACAGGAGCTGGAGGCAGACGAGAAGCAGGGAAGAGTGAGGAGGATCCTAAGGTCCTTGCCAGGAGAGACAACTCTACGCCTACACTCAAATCATGAATGAAGACTTTATAACATATGGGTGCatgatggttaaaaaaaaaatcgaggGCAAAATAAGAATACTGTAGGAAACACATCACACCTCAGGCTTGACACTGATATTTAACTGTAAGCCTCCTGGCAACCAGGGCAAAAGGGGAAATAAGATGAATTACAAAACTCTTGTTTGATAGGAGGCTGGTTCCCCAATTCCTCTGGATAAACTTCCCTGTTCTAAGTCACTGAAGGCCACAAAGGCCCCTTCAGGAGGGACACTGCAGCATAATGAGCAATGCTGGACTCAGCTCAGTTAGTGCCGAATGCCCCCTGGGTCTGGACAAGACACCTGCTTGACACGCTATGCTGTGAAGGCTGTGTCCTCCCCCACCCATTTCTGTCCCCTCCCAGCGGAGGCGGGGACCCACCTCTCGGTACAGTCAGGTGTGTTGTTCTCGCAATGGATGCCATTGAAGCCCGTGGGGCAGGTGCACGTGTAGCTGTCCACGCAGTCAGTGCAGTTGGCGCCATTTTGGCATGGATTGCTGGCGCATTCGTTGATGTCCTCCTCACAGAAGGCACCCTGGAAGCCGGGCAGGCAGTCGCAGAAGGCCGCGTTGACCCCGTCAGTGCAGGAACCCCCGTTGTGACATGGGTCTGAAGGGACAGAGGGATGAGCCTTAGGGTGGCCACTGGCCATGGTACGGGGACCTGAGAAGGCGGTGTGGGATGGCAAGAGCTCACTAGCAAGCCTCCATGACACTAGTTGATGGGGCCACTCACCTCAggttgatcccagcactgagccTGGGATCTGCTCTGCAAACGCTCCTTCCCTCAGGCCCAAGGCTTCACAGAGCAGTCATGGGGAagccagcccccctcccccactgatgGTGCCAGGTGGACCCTCCCTCAATGTCTTTAGCTTTGACTCAGGATGGGGGCATCCCCAAAGCCCTACACAACTGGGGGGGGGTCAAGGTTGAATAGAGCTAGTCCCCATGTCATCATTTTGAAGTGACTGGCGCCTCTGCTGGGTTGGGAAACGTAGCAACAAAGCCTTTTAGAGACTTTGCTCAGTCCGTGTGAAGCACACATTGATGATGTTCAACAGCCACCTCCTGGCCTGTCTCTAGCCTCTGACCCGTCTCTTTTCATGCACAGGAAGGTGGACTGAGCTGAGGGCACAGCTACCCACAGCCCTACATGACTGCTGGGCACCAGGACTGTTTTCCcacctcagcagctctctgctatgTGTGCTTAGGGACAGAGGCATACGAATATAGGACGGACAGAGCCGGGTACCACTTACTGGGTCGGCAGTCATCGATGTCACTCTCGCAGTTGCGACCCGTGTAGCCAGCCTGGCAGAGGCAGCGGTAGCTGCCATTGGTGTTCTGGCAAGAGGCACCATGGCGACACGGGCTTTTCACACACTCATTGATGTCGATCTCGCAGGTTTGACCTGTGAGGACAAAACTCATTTGGTTACCTCCCCAGCCTCTGAGCCTCTGTGCTAGCTGGTCCGGCTATCCCCAGGGCTTCTCCCCTGACCTCTGGAGAACAGAGGCTATGGAGTCAGGATGGGAAAGGCCATCCAAGGTCCTCTTCTGCTCCTGGGCTTCCCAGAGCTGGTGGTTCAGCACGGATGGGCTCATCTCTGGAGACCATCCCACAGCCAAGCTGGGGCCCCTGACTTCCCACCCACCATTCTTGTCCCAGTCTGGTGGGACCAGGCAAGCCTCACCTTGCCAGCCTGTGGGACAGACACAGGAAAAGCTCTCATAGTCCTCAGACTCCTTGCATACCCCACTGTTTTTGCAGGGGCTGGTGGCACATGGGGCCAACACCACCTCACATGTGGCTCCTAGAAAGAAAGATACGTAGTAGATAGGACCCAGCTAACCTGGCCCACAGTGTCTTCCATAGAGGGGCTGGGGGAGTATAGGAGATGCTGTATGATTGGCCAGCCAGACTCTGATCCCGGGAGGAATGACGATTGCAGACAGGAAGTTAGAGATAAAGCAGAATCAAGTTTCTCTCTGAagctacttttttaaaaagtgtatagTGTATGCACATGGGCATGTAAGTACACACAAGTGTGTATGCAGAAGCAGAGATGGAGGTCAGGGGTCCTCGACCAACCCTgcaccttattcctttgagacagtctccctgAATCAGAAGCCTGCCATCATTTTAGCTAGGATGGCCAGTCAGTGAGCTCTCAAGATACATCTGTCTGTGCTCCCAAATGTTGGGGTTACGGTACCCAGTTTTCATGGAACAGGTCTCAGGTTTCCACAATAAGCACTCTTTCTCCAGGAGCCATCTATCTAATCCCAGAAGCCATTGCTCATCTTCCAAATGCTGCGAGATAAAACCTGGGCCTTGCTCAACCAGAGAacctcaaaacaaaaccctaCTATAACAGGTGGTTGAGCCTGGAGGACCCTGGCCTGGTGCCCATTCCAGGAAAAACCTTGAGCTGATCCTGAGGTTTTAGGTCACTCCTGAGACAGAGCTACCATGGCTACCCCAAGCACATCCTACACGGGGTGCAGCCTCACACTAGGGCAGTGCATCTGATAACCGCCTGGGGGAGCCATGCGTGACCCAGGTGACTCCTCATAATCCCAGCTAGCTTTCCTGTTTATGGCCATGGTTGGCTCCAGGAGCTAAGCAAGGAAGCCTTATCTTCCTTGTCTCCCACCATGTCCCCAGCCCGCTGGTGAGAGTCTCCAGGGCCTCTCTCTCTATCGGTTTCCACGGTGACCTGGGCAGACAGGAACTTTGACAGAGTTTCCGACAATTGTgcaaagggaagcaggaagcaggccaGCAGGAAGCTGGTCAGCGCGGCTTGACTCCTCCCGCCAGCCTCGATAGCAACAGGACCAAAAGGGACAAGGGGTGTGCCTGGCGGCTGACAGTTTCCTCACTGACCAACGCAGGAGACAAAATCCAGGCCCTTTAACTTTGTCAAAGAAAACAGCATCCTGGTCACTAGCTGCAAAGCACCATAGGAACTGGAAGGGCTCCACCTTCACAGACCCACTTGCGATGTCCAGAacccagtagcagcagcagcagcagcagcagcagcagcagcagcagcagcagcagcagcagcagcagcagcagcaagaaagCCACCAGTATTCAGTGGCAGTATTGGGagctgcaggggttggggggcaATGTGGCCATGGCTTTCATGTTCAATGCACATCTCTCCTGCAGGGGGTCTACTTCTCGCCATTCCTCAGGCAGTGCCCATGGCAGGAGCTGCCACTGTTCATCTGAACAGAGGGCTCCTTGTCTCCTCACACAAAGAAGCTGCCATCAAAGGAATCCCAGGCTCAgccagaggaggagggcagccagGGCCCCCAGAGGCACAGGCAAAGTGGACCGTGATCCATTCAGTCTCTACCAGTCAGGCCCCTGGACTTTCTCTGGAGGAGTCCAGGGCTCCCCTCACTCCAGACATGCCAGGTGAACACCTGGATACACACACCCTGGAGCTTCCTCCTAGGCACCCTCTGTATTTGCTCATCTGGGGACTAATCCCCAGGCCCAAGTGCCGCAGGATCCAAGATCCCCACTCAGTGAGGAGCAGAACCTTCTCCAATGCCTGGTGAGCCCATACACTCTCGGCCCCACTAGCTACCACCAGAGCCAATTACAGTCCCTGGCTGCTCATACCTGTATAGGGCAGAGGGCAGTTGCATTTGTACCCAGCGACATCATCAATGCAGGTGCCCTGGTTCAGGCAGGGGTTGGAAGCACATTCGTTAATGTTGGTCTGGCAGTTAGGGCCTGTAGGAAGAAGAGCAAGAGTGGGTGGGCCTgagcctctgccctctgcccttacTCGGGAGAGCCAGGGGCCCAGCCTGAGAAATGCCAGCAGCTCCTGTTCATCAGGTAGACCAAGAAAGAAGACACCGTGGGGTTGTATTGCCACCAGGGAGGACCCACTCTGCTGTGTCACCCACCACACTCACCACTGAAGCCTTCTCGGCAGGTGCATACGTAGCCACTGGTCATGTCTTTGCAGGTGCCACCGTTGACACAAGGGTTGGACTCACACTCATTGTTGTTGATGTCACAGTTTGTCCCACTCCACCCAGGGGCACAGTCACATTTGTATCTGTAGAGAGGCCTCTGtttgtagcctgggctacagatacAGTTCCTAGACTACAGATCCAGTCTGAGGGCAAGGACACATCATCTACTGGACTGGAGGTACCCGCCTTTCCCAAGACCATGCAAGGGTTCTAGACTGGGACAGTGTGACCCAGTACTGACCCTCTGTACCAAACTTTTTAACAGTTTGAATAAGGACTTTAGCAGTCTCCCCATATACACACTGACAGAGGGCTGCTGTCACAGGTATCAGACGACCGTTTCAACAGCCAGGGTGCTTAAGGTCTATATCCTGAGCTGATGTTAGCCAATAAGGACACAACCCAGGGATGCTGGGAAGACTCTTGGGGCTGACCTCACACTACTGGTCTcacaggaacacccattcacccAGTCCGTATCTGCCCCAGGCTTCTAGCTGGTTCCCCCCAGGCCAGTCTGCCATACCCATTGAGGCCATCCCGGCAAGCTCCATGGATGCAGGGGTTACTGTTGCACTCGTTGACCTCAGACAGGCACGTAGGGTCGTGGTAGCCCTCGGGGCAGCGGCAAGTGAAGCCGGCGATGCCATCCTCACAGGTGCCCCCGTTGTGGCAGGGGCTGCCCGCACATTCGTCAATGTTGACATTACACATGCTCCCTGTGGGGGAGAAGGGGCTGATACCAGGCCTGCCACCCAGAGACCAACCCTCCTGGAGCTAAACCtggctgggcctcagtttccccgtgTGCCAATCTATGGAACTTTAAGCCACGGGAAAGTGCCTTATGCAGCAATGAGTTACGTGACTGTGGTGCCAGTAGCTTCAGGGTCTCCTGTTGGTCCAGTCTGGCCACAAACTCACTGCATAGCTGAGAACAGCCTGCgtttctgatcctcttgctttcaATGtcagagtactaacatatgccgCTACGCTTGGCTTATGTGGCAGGAGAACTGAACATGTATGTGGCAGGGGTTTTGCACGCTAGGCCAACACCTTACCAACCGAGTCATTCTTCAGCCAAACTTTACTACACCCTTGAGACCTCTGGGACACTGTCCCTCTGTTGACAAGGTTCCCAGGGCTCAGAGAAATTAAGGTTCTTATCAGATATAAGGGTGTCAGAGGCAGAACGTGTGTCCGAAAGCCTGGCCTCGGAGCTCTAGCCACCCCACTTCAGCCATTAAGTCTGATGTGGCCAGGGCTGACACTGACAGGGGACAGAAGGCATGTGGAGGCCACCCAGTCCTTATGATACCCGCCCTGTGGGCAGACCAAGATCTGGGAGGCGGATACCTAACTTGTGTCCTCCAGCCCTTGGACCCCTGCTAACCCCACAGTCCCTCCCAGACCTCATTCATCTAAAGGCTCTAGGGTTGACCTTGACCTCCAACTTCAGCCGCTCACCTGTGTAGCCTGGCTCGCACGCACACTCGTAGCCATCGATCTTGTCCAGACACGTGCCAGAGTCACAGGGGTTGCTCGCACAGTCATCCAGATTGATCTCACAGTTGGGTCCTAGGGGCAGCGTGACATGTGGTCAGCCTCCAAGCCTAGCCTCACCCTTTTCCACCCACTGCCAGCTCTGGCCAGTCACCTGTGGTCCCCTTGAGGCATAAGCAGAGGTAGTAGTTGTCACGGTCCTGGCAGGTGCCGCCATGGCGGCACGGCTGGCTGTGACACTCATTAATGTTGGTCTCACAGTGATGGcctgtgtagcctggctggcagaggcaggtaaaggTGGCCACACCATCCTTGCACAAACCATAGTGACAGGGGTCAGGGTCACACTCGTCAATGTCCACCTCGCAGTGGGTCCCCGTGTAACCTAGATGGCAGGAAAGGTGGACATTGG
This Rattus norvegicus strain BN/NHsdMcwi chromosome 3, GRCr8, whole genome shotgun sequence DNA region includes the following protein-coding sequences:
- the Notch1 gene encoding neurogenic locus notch homolog protein 1 isoform X1, with protein sequence MQTARKQPSSRSLCMELPAIHLRQGFAGQNCEENVDDCPGNNCKNGGACVDGVNTYNCRCPPEWTGQYCTEDVDECQLMPNACQNGGTCHNSHGGYNCVCVNGWTGEDCSENIDDCASAACFQGATCHDRVASFYCECPHGRTGLLCHLNDACISNPCNEGSNCDTNPVNGKAICTCPSGYTGPACSQDVDECALGANPCEHAGKCLNTLGSFECQCLQGYTGPRCEIDVNECISNPCQNDATCLDQIGEFQCICMPGYEGVYCEINTDECASSPCLHNGRCVDKINEFLCQCPKGFSGHLCQYDVDECASTPCKNGAKCLDGPNTYTCVCTEGYTGTHCEVDIDECDPDPCHYGLCKDGVATFTCLCQPGYTGHHCETNINECHSQPCRHGGTCQDRDNYYLCLCLKGTTGPNCEINLDDCASNPCDSGTCLDKIDGYECACEPGYTGSMCNVNIDECAGSPCHNGGTCEDGIAGFTCRCPEGYHDPTCLSEVNECNSNPCIHGACRDGLNGYKCDCAPGWSGTNCDINNNECESNPCVNGGTCKDMTSGYVCTCREGFSGPNCQTNINECASNPCLNQGTCIDDVAGYKCNCPLPYTGATCEVVLAPCATSPCKNSGVCKESEDYESFSCVCPTGWQGQTCEIDINECVKSPCRHGASCQNTNGSYRCLCQAGYTGRNCESDIDDCRPNPCHNGGSCTDGVNAAFCDCLPGFQGAFCEEDINECASNPCQNGANCTDCVDSYTCTCPTGFNGIHCENNTPDCTESSCFNGGTCVDGINSFTCLCPPGFTGSYCQYDVNECDSRPCLHGGTCQDSYGTYKCTCPQGYTGLNCQNLVRWCDSAPCKNGGKCWQTNTQYHCECRSGWTGFNCDVLSVSCEVAAQKRGIDVTLLCQHGGLCVDEEDKHYCHCQAGYTGSYCEDEVDECSPNPCQNGATCTDYLGGFSCKCVAGYHGSNCSEEINECLSQPCQNGGTCIDLTNTYKCSCPRGTQGVHCEINVDDCHPPLDPASRSPKCFNNGTCVDQVGGYTCTCPPGFVGERCEGDVNECLSNPCDPRGTQNCVQRVNDFHCECRAGHTGRRCESVINGCRGKPCRNGGVCAVASNTARGFICRCPAGFEGATCENDARTCGSLRCLNGGTCISGPRSPTCLCLGSFTGPECQFPASSPCVGSNPCYNQGTCEPTSESPFYRCLCPAKFNGLLCHILDYSFTGGAGRDIPPPQIEEACELPECQEDAGNKVCNLQCNNHACGWDGGDCSLNFNDPWKNCTQSLQCWKYFSDGHCDSQCNSAGCLFDGFDCQLTEGQCNPLYDQYCKDHFSDGHCDQGCNSAECEWDGLDCAEHVPERLAAGTLVLVVLLPPDQLRNNSFHFLRELSHVLHTNVVFKRDAQGQQMIFPYYGREEELRKHPIKRSAVGWATTSLLPGTNGGRQRRELDPMDIHGSIVYLEIDNRQCVQSSSQCFQSATDVAAFLGALASLGSLNIPYKIEAVKSETVEPPLPSQLHLMYVAAAAFVLLFFVGCGVLLSRKRRRQHGQLWFPEGFKVSEASKKKRREPLGEDSVGLKPLKNASDGALMDDNQNEWGDEDLETKKFRFEEPVVLPDLDDQTDHRQWTQQHLDAADLRVSAMAPTPPQGEVDADCMDVNVRGPDGFTPLMIASCSGGGLETGNSEEEEDAPAVISDFIYQGASLHNQTDRTGETALHLAARYSRSDAAKRLLEASADANIQDNMGRTPLHAAVSADAQGVFQILLRNRATDLDARMHDGTTPLILAARLAVEGMLEDLINSHADVNAVDDLGKSALHWAAAVNNVDAAVVLLKNGANKDMQNNKEETPLFLAAREGSYETAKVLLDHFANRDITDHMDRLPRDIAQERMHHDIVRLLDEYNLVRSPQLHGTALGGTPTLSPTLCSPNGYLGNLKSATQGKKARKPSTKGLACSSKEAKDLKARRKKSQDGKGCLLDSSSMLSPVDSLESPHGYLSDVASPPLLPSPFQQSPSMPLSHLPGMPDTHLGISHLNVAAKPEMAALAGGSRLAFEPPPPRLSHLPVASSASTVLSTNGTGAMNFTVGAPASLNGQCEWLPRLQNGMVPSQYNPLRPGVTPGTLSTQAAGLQHGMMGPIHSSLSTNTLSPIIYQGLPNTRLATQPHLVQTQQVQPQNLQIQPQNLQPPSQPHLSVSSAANGHLGRSFLSGEPSQADVQPLGPSSLPVHTILPQESQALPTSLPSSMVPPMTTTQFLTPPSQHSYSSSPVDNTPSHQLQVPEHPFLTPSPESPDQWSSSSPHSNISDWSEGISSPPTSMPSQITHIPEAFK